A genomic window from Candidatus Rokuibacteriota bacterium includes:
- a CDS encoding metal-sulfur cluster assembly factor, with translation MAPTTAAVLEALKHVYDPEIPVDVVNLGLVYDVGIEAGVVRIKMTTTSPGCPVGDYLAQEVERIVGKLDAVEQVRVEFVWDPPWSPELMSADAKKSLGWG, from the coding sequence ATGGCGCCCACGACGGCAGCGGTTCTGGAGGCCTTGAAGCACGTCTACGACCCGGAGATTCCCGTGGACGTGGTCAACCTGGGGCTCGTCTATGACGTGGGGATCGAGGCCGGCGTCGTGCGGATCAAGATGACGACGACCTCGCCGGGCTGCCCGGTCGGGGACTATCTGGCTCAGGAGGTGGAGCGAATCGTCGGGAAGCTCGATGCTGTCGAGCAGGTCCGGGTGGAATTCGTCTGGGATCCGCCCTGGAGCCCCGAGCTGATGAGTGCCGATGCCAAGAAGTCCCTGGGGTGGGGCTAG
- a CDS encoding Zn-ribbon domain-containing OB-fold protein, whose product MSAGKPLPPIDDDTRAWWEGLHRGVLLLQRCRGCGHVQVHQRAMCGRCLGGDLEHREASGEGTIYSFSTVYRPPSPEFKDDVPYTVVLVELAEGPRMLSTLVDAPPETVRIGQPVRIVYDRLTDTVTLPRFRPLAAGAVRP is encoded by the coding sequence ATGAGCGCCGGGAAGCCCCTGCCGCCCATCGACGACGACACGCGGGCCTGGTGGGAGGGACTCCACCGCGGCGTGCTGCTGCTCCAGCGCTGCCGCGGCTGCGGGCATGTCCAGGTCCATCAGCGCGCCATGTGCGGCCGCTGCCTGGGAGGCGACCTCGAGCACCGCGAGGCCTCGGGCGAGGGGACGATCTACTCCTTCAGCACCGTCTACCGCCCGCCGTCGCCCGAGTTCAAGGACGACGTGCCCTACACCGTGGTGCTGGTGGAGCTCGCCGAGGGTCCCCGGATGCTCAGCACCCTGGTGGATGCCCCGCCGGAGACGGTGAGGATAGGCCAGCCTGTCCGGATCGTCTATGACCGCCTGACGGACACGGTCACGCTGCCGCGCTTCCGCCCGCTGGCCGCCGGCGCCGTCCGGCCCTGA